Proteins found in one Mucilaginibacter gracilis genomic segment:
- a CDS encoding YtxH domain-containing protein — protein sequence MNDNTKVVVALLAGLAAGAALGILFAPESGTETRDKLSESLKNLGDSIKETAASEIDNLSGLKDKIINNFKSKIADAQDEYQDDVEHA from the coding sequence ATGAATGATAACACAAAAGTAGTTGTAGCCCTGCTTGCCGGACTTGCAGCAGGAGCAGCATTGGGAATTTTATTTGCACCAGAATCGGGAACGGAAACTCGTGATAAATTATCAGAATCACTAAAAAATCTGGGCGACTCGATTAAAGAAACAGCAGCTTCGGAAATTGATAACCTTAGCGGCCTAAAGGATAAAATCATCAATAACTTCAAATCGAAAATTGCTGATGCTCAGGACGAATATCAGGATGATGTTGAACATGCATAA
- a CDS encoding AI-2E family transporter: MSIFNYKQRNNIILIGIIILGCFLVIALRGLSSSILGAIVLYTIFRPMYIHLVDKKNWSKALVATLIIVISLVVIVIPFLSLSIMVINKVSSLTTANFPIQKWLASIDAFAGSHLNQPHFIANINITQKIGSYAAELFPSILGSAADIFLTLLVLYFLLYFMFTQNREFEAGLIKYAPFREQHALKFAEELRISTYSNVLGQGIISLSQGIMFAVGLKIAGVEDPIFWGVIGTFISFLPVVGVPTLAIPFGVILLLNEKTWQGVFILIYGVLFIGYIDQFLRFIINKRVANTHPLITVIGVIIGIPLFGILGLVFGPVLLSYFLLLVEIYETNRLAADRLERIQTNSEME, from the coding sequence ATGTCAATATTCAACTATAAACAACGCAACAACATCATCCTGATAGGTATTATCATATTGGGGTGCTTTTTGGTAATAGCCTTGCGCGGCTTATCAAGCTCTATATTGGGGGCTATAGTTTTATATACTATTTTCCGGCCCATGTATATACATTTGGTTGATAAAAAAAACTGGAGCAAAGCATTGGTAGCCACTCTTATCATTGTTATTTCCCTTGTTGTTATTGTGATACCGTTTCTGTCGCTCAGTATCATGGTTATCAATAAAGTAAGCAGTCTCACTACGGCTAACTTCCCTATTCAAAAATGGCTTGCATCTATCGATGCCTTTGCGGGTTCGCATCTTAACCAGCCCCATTTTATTGCCAATATTAACATTACCCAAAAAATAGGCTCGTATGCTGCCGAACTTTTCCCATCAATACTGGGTAGCGCGGCCGATATATTTTTAACCTTGCTTGTATTATACTTTCTGTTGTATTTTATGTTTACACAAAACAGGGAGTTTGAGGCCGGGCTAATTAAATATGCTCCGTTTAGGGAGCAGCATGCACTTAAATTTGCCGAAGAGTTGCGTATATCAACCTATTCAAACGTTTTGGGGCAAGGTATTATATCGCTATCGCAAGGTATTATGTTTGCCGTAGGTTTAAAGATTGCGGGCGTTGAAGACCCTATTTTTTGGGGCGTTATAGGTACATTTATTTCGTTTTTACCTGTTGTTGGTGTGCCTACGCTGGCCATTCCGTTCGGCGTTATTTTATTACTTAACGAAAAAACCTGGCAGGGCGTTTTCATCCTCATTTACGGTGTACTGTTTATAGGCTATATTGACCAATTTTTGCGATTTATTATTAATAAAAGGGTTGCCAATACACACCCGCTAATTACCGTTATAGGTGTTATTATTGGTATACCATTATTTGGTATTTTAGGTTTGGTTTTTGGGCCTGTACTGCTATCGTACTTTTTGCTGTTGGTTGAGATATACGAAACTAACCGCCTTGCCGCAGACAGACTTGAAAGAATACAAACCAACAGCGAAATGGAATAA
- a CDS encoding sigma-54-dependent transcriptional regulator produces the protein MKNILIIDDEVNVALLLSKFLTRNGFSVSTASSGSLAFEHLKNQPFNLVLCDYRLEDTDGREILKKIKAEYPQTGVIIITGYSDIKMAVELIKLGAYDYITKPLYPDEILSTINKALEMQNALMDNATESDAALLRESKTQKKQIAAQDFVIGTSRASKELVHQIELVAPTNYSVIIVGESGTGKESVAKSIHMNSNRRDKPFIAMDCGSLTKELAGSEFFGHEKGSFTGALNLKIGHFEMANGGTLFLDEIANLSYDIQAALLRTVQERKVRRIGGSKEIDLDVRIIIATNENLQDAIRAGKFREDLYHRFNEFSINMPPLRERGKDIILIAEYFLALANAELGRKVVSFSPDVIESLINYRWPGNIRELKNVIRRAALLTEGEEVQAKALPLEISNYAKILSHESTPANYNIQPAPSLPPPPKHDLKNAAMEAEYQTILRVLQEVNFNKTKAAEILNIDRKTLYNKMKANNLDK, from the coding sequence ATGAAAAACATCCTCATCATTGACGATGAAGTGAACGTGGCACTTTTGCTATCAAAATTTTTAACGCGCAACGGTTTTAGTGTTTCAACAGCATCAAGCGGTTCGCTCGCTTTTGAGCATTTAAAAAACCAGCCATTTAATTTAGTGCTATGCGATTACCGCCTGGAGGATACTGATGGACGCGAAATACTCAAAAAAATAAAAGCCGAATACCCGCAAACCGGTGTAATTATCATAACCGGATACTCGGACATTAAAATGGCTGTTGAGCTAATTAAGCTGGGAGCCTACGACTATATTACCAAACCTCTATATCCCGACGAAATATTATCAACCATTAATAAAGCATTAGAAATGCAGAATGCTTTAATGGATAATGCTACCGAAAGTGATGCAGCCTTGTTGCGCGAATCGAAAACGCAAAAAAAACAAATTGCTGCCCAGGATTTTGTGATTGGTACCAGCAGAGCATCCAAAGAGCTGGTACACCAGATAGAACTGGTTGCCCCCACCAACTACAGCGTAATTATAGTAGGCGAAAGCGGTACGGGCAAAGAATCGGTAGCTAAAAGCATACATATGAACAGTAACAGGCGAGATAAACCTTTTATTGCGATGGATTGTGGGTCGCTTACCAAAGAGCTTGCCGGAAGCGAATTTTTCGGTCACGAAAAAGGTTCGTTTACAGGCGCATTAAATTTAAAGATAGGCCACTTTGAAATGGCCAACGGCGGCACTTTATTTTTAGATGAGATAGCAAACTTATCATACGATATTCAGGCTGCATTGTTGCGCACCGTTCAGGAGCGAAAGGTTAGGCGCATAGGAGGCTCCAAAGAGATTGATTTGGACGTGCGCATTATTATAGCCACTAACGAAAACCTTCAGGATGCCATTAGGGCAGGTAAATTTAGGGAAGACCTTTATCACCGTTTTAACGAATTTAGCATCAACATGCCGCCCCTGCGCGAGCGTGGTAAAGATATTATATTAATAGCCGAATACTTTTTAGCATTAGCCAACGCCGAACTGGGCCGTAAAGTAGTTAGTTTTTCGCCAGATGTAATAGAAAGTTTGATTAACTACCGCTGGCCTGGCAACATCAGGGAGCTAAAAAATGTGATACGCCGTGCCGCCTTATTAACCGAGGGCGAAGAAGTACAGGCTAAAGCACTTCCGCTCGAAATTTCTAACTACGCTAAGATTTTATCGCACGAAAGTACACCGGCTAACTATAACATTCAACCCGCTCCTTCCCTACCGCCGCCACCTAAGCACGATTTAAAAAATGCCGCCATGGAAGCCGAGTATCAAACTATTTTACGCGTATTACAAGAGGTTAACTTTAACAAAACCAAAGCTGCCGAAATTTTAAACATAGACCGCAAAACTTTATATAATAAAATGAAGGCCAATAATTTGGACAAATAA
- a CDS encoding enoyl-CoA hydratase/isomerase family protein, with the protein MSFQNLLINHAGRVQYIIINRESKLNALNKATLAELNVAVTDAFNNAAVGGIIITGAGEKAFVAGADISEFASFNVEQGRQLAQDGHTNVFNQIANGSKPVIAAINGFALGGGLELAMACHIRIASNNAKLGLPEVTLGLIPGYGGTQRLTQLVGRGKAMEMIMTADMITATDAYQYGLVNYVVAPTELLPKAEEILNKILLRAPLAIASAIRAVNASLSHDENGFDTEIAEFAKCFGTEDFKEGVAAFTEKRKPAFKGQ; encoded by the coding sequence ATGAGCTTCCAAAATCTTTTAATCAACCACGCAGGGCGCGTTCAATACATTATCATTAATCGCGAAAGCAAATTAAATGCTTTAAATAAAGCAACCCTGGCCGAGCTTAACGTAGCCGTAACTGATGCTTTTAACAATGCAGCAGTTGGCGGTATAATTATAACAGGTGCGGGCGAAAAGGCATTTGTTGCCGGTGCCGATATATCCGAATTTGCATCGTTTAACGTTGAACAAGGGCGGCAACTTGCTCAAGACGGCCACACCAACGTGTTTAACCAAATAGCTAATGGCAGCAAACCCGTTATTGCAGCTATTAACGGCTTTGCGCTTGGCGGGGGTTTAGAATTGGCTATGGCCTGCCACATCCGCATAGCAAGCAACAACGCCAAATTAGGCTTGCCCGAGGTAACATTGGGCCTAATACCCGGCTACGGTGGCACACAACGCTTAACCCAACTGGTGGGCCGCGGGAAGGCAATGGAAATGATTATGACTGCCGATATGATAACTGCAACCGATGCTTACCAATACGGACTGGTAAATTACGTAGTAGCGCCAACCGAACTTTTACCCAAAGCCGAAGAAATATTAAACAAAATACTATTACGTGCCCCATTGGCAATAGCATCGGCAATAAGGGCTGTTAATGCTTCGTTAAGCCACGATGAAAACGGGTTTGACACCGAAATTGCCGAGTTTGCCAAATGTTTTGGCACCGAAGATTTTAAGGAAGGCGTAGCCGCATTTACCGAAAAACGGAAACCCGCCTTTAAAGGGCAATAG
- a CDS encoding sensor histidine kinase, whose translation MDQNIEILQNAQRLRYEAFSRFATDLNKCTEYSDIAKILSTQLKYIINSFIFRVYYRNENSQVAFQGFIGQTFFFQNADKISYSFEETALANGLPIEYPTEKIFSDPAFAETVFTHQKVYSLVTIPAVYSAKHQIVITIATTQDKQIVKPDYKFIQLISDFLANKLSQLLVLEAIAKTNKELEINNKQISSLNQYLDATVKERTLQLTNTNTELKTLLYRTTHDFRAPLANIMGLSNLGTTMAEDPETLLLFKHSKTVAQGLDKMLTKLNGAVIADDESNKKEPIIFADIINPIRHKLQALLTANACNITLTENVTQPYHSYQNILTVIFDNLIDNSINFRNPEKETQIRINVLNQTGHVVVTFTDNGQGIDAEIIPKIFDMYYRGSANSAGHGLGLYIVAKLVKFLKGEIKVESVLNEYTTFTIQLPLF comes from the coding sequence GTGGATCAAAATATTGAAATACTGCAAAATGCTCAAAGGCTTCGATATGAAGCCTTTTCGCGTTTTGCCACTGATCTTAATAAGTGTACAGAATATAGCGACATCGCTAAAATATTATCAACACAGTTAAAGTACATTATCAACTCGTTTATTTTTAGAGTTTATTACCGTAACGAGAACTCGCAGGTGGCTTTTCAGGGTTTTATTGGCCAAACATTTTTTTTTCAAAATGCCGACAAAATAAGTTACTCTTTTGAAGAAACAGCCCTGGCAAATGGGTTGCCGATTGAATATCCAACCGAAAAAATATTTTCGGACCCGGCCTTTGCGGAAACCGTTTTTACACATCAAAAAGTTTATTCGTTAGTAACCATACCTGCTGTTTATTCGGCCAAGCACCAAATAGTTATTACCATTGCAACCACTCAAGACAAGCAAATTGTAAAACCCGATTACAAATTTATACAGCTCATAAGCGATTTTTTAGCAAACAAGCTATCGCAACTATTGGTATTGGAAGCCATAGCCAAAACCAATAAAGAACTGGAAATAAACAACAAGCAAATTAGCAGCCTTAACCAATACCTGGATGCTACCGTTAAAGAGCGCACGCTCCAATTAACTAATACCAACACCGAGTTAAAAACATTATTATATCGCACCACACACGATTTTAGGGCTCCTTTGGCCAATATTATGGGCTTATCAAACCTGGGGACCACAATGGCCGAAGACCCTGAAACATTGCTGCTTTTTAAGCACAGTAAAACCGTGGCCCAAGGGCTTGATAAGATGCTCACCAAGCTAAACGGCGCAGTAATAGCCGATGATGAAAGCAACAAGAAAGAGCCGATAATTTTTGCAGATATTATAAACCCCATAAGGCACAAACTACAGGCGCTACTAACAGCAAATGCCTGCAACATTACTTTAACAGAAAACGTTACCCAGCCTTATCATAGCTATCAAAACATATTAACTGTTATTTTTGATAACCTGATTGATAACAGCATTAACTTTAGGAACCCCGAAAAGGAAACCCAAATACGCATAAATGTGTTAAACCAAACAGGGCACGTTGTGGTTACCTTTACCGATAACGGCCAGGGAATTGATGCCGAAATTATTCCTAAAATATTCGACATGTATTACCGGGGCAGCGCAAATTCGGCAGGGCATGGCTTGGGGTTGTATATTGTTGCTAAATTAGTTAAGTTTTTAAAAGGCGAAATTAAAGTTGAGAGTGTGTTAAATGAATATACTACATTCACTATTCAATTACCGTTATTCTAA
- a CDS encoding carboxymuconolactone decarboxylase family protein, whose protein sequence is MTKGFRVVEYNQATDEVKAIYNETMKELGVPFVLNWFKCQGSNATILRGNWEKLRCTMLLGNVPFILKQLIIYNISKIKGSSYCAHTHGIIANSMSKTLTGSDEIKLTENMESDYIPAAYKTAIQIVTKCALNPKSTSDNDFGALANDGYTLDEIQELMALADLTNMLNSLADIAGIQIDNELMEVQ, encoded by the coding sequence ATGACTAAAGGATTTAGGGTTGTAGAATACAACCAGGCAACCGATGAAGTAAAAGCTATTTATAACGAAACAATGAAGGAACTTGGCGTACCGTTTGTACTTAACTGGTTTAAATGCCAGGGCAGTAACGCCACTATTTTACGCGGAAATTGGGAAAAATTACGCTGCACCATGCTTTTGGGCAATGTACCTTTTATTTTAAAGCAACTTATTATTTACAACATCTCTAAAATTAAAGGCAGCAGCTATTGCGCCCACACACATGGTATTATTGCCAATAGCATGAGCAAAACCTTAACCGGTAGCGATGAAATAAAGCTTACCGAAAACATGGAGAGCGATTACATACCTGCCGCTTATAAAACAGCTATACAAATTGTTACCAAGTGTGCATTAAACCCTAAAAGCACCAGCGATAATGACTTTGGAGCACTTGCAAACGACGGTTATACTTTAGATGAAATACAAGAGTTAATGGCTTTGGCCGATTTAACCAATATGCTAAACTCGCTGGCTGATATTGCGGGCATCCAGATTGATAACGAGTTAATGGAAGTACAATAA
- a CDS encoding cobalamin B12-binding domain-containing protein: protein MSTQPFNRPIRVLVAKVGLDGHDRGARIIATTLRDAGMEVIYTGLRQTPEMVVNAALQEDVDAIGVSILSGAHMTVFPKIITLMKQKGMDDVLVTGGGIIPEADMDELGKQGVGKLFPPGTNTKDIVQYITEWVKANRNF, encoded by the coding sequence ATGAGTACTCAGCCATTTAACCGTCCTATTCGTGTACTTGTAGCCAAAGTAGGGCTCGACGGGCACGATAGGGGCGCACGCATTATAGCCACAACCTTACGGGATGCCGGCATGGAAGTAATATATACCGGTTTACGCCAAACACCGGAGATGGTAGTAAATGCAGCTCTGCAAGAAGATGTAGATGCTATTGGCGTATCTATTTTATCGGGAGCCCACATGACGGTTTTCCCTAAAATTATCACCCTGATGAAACAAAAGGGCATGGATGATGTATTGGTTACCGGAGGCGGAATTATTCCGGAGGCCGATATGGATGAACTGGGTAAACAAGGCGTTGGTAAGTTATTCCCACCAGGAACCAACACCAAAGACATTGTACAATACATTACCGAATGGGTTAAGGCAAATAGAAACTTTTAG
- a CDS encoding transglutaminase-like domain-containing protein, whose amino-acid sequence MVNNLEITSLIRLLDDPDKEIFEHVHDKLLSYGTDVVGHLETAFGDAFDAIQQERIANLVHEIQFRELKNELNLWYHGGAFDLLQGALIVNKYQYPDLDEQKVVNYIENIKRDIWLQMMHEASPAEQVKLINHVFYNIYGFSGNTSNHQDPQNSFLSQVIDSHRGNQISLAIIYSVIAQRLDIPIYGVNLPQHFILAYVDESMQSDTDNGVLFYINTFSKGFIFGRRDVDHFLKQLKLKPERHFYEPCSNVDIIKRVLRNLISAYEKLNSLEKVTELYELLRILSEERA is encoded by the coding sequence ATGGTTAATAATTTAGAAATAACATCACTTATCCGCCTGCTTGACGACCCCGACAAGGAGATTTTTGAGCATGTGCATGATAAATTATTAAGCTACGGCACCGATGTTGTTGGGCATTTGGAAACAGCCTTCGGCGATGCCTTTGATGCCATACAGCAAGAGCGTATAGCTAATTTGGTGCATGAGATACAGTTTCGCGAACTTAAAAACGAGCTTAACCTGTGGTATCATGGCGGTGCTTTTGATTTGTTGCAGGGTGCGCTTATTGTTAACAAGTATCAGTATCCAGATCTGGATGAGCAAAAGGTAGTAAATTACATTGAGAACATTAAGCGCGATATTTGGCTGCAAATGATGCATGAAGCCAGCCCTGCCGAACAGGTAAAGCTTATTAACCATGTTTTTTATAACATTTATGGCTTTAGCGGCAATACCTCCAATCATCAGGATCCGCAAAACTCGTTCTTGAGCCAGGTTATTGATAGCCATCGTGGCAACCAAATATCGCTCGCCATTATTTACAGCGTTATAGCGCAGCGGCTTGATATACCAATTTACGGTGTTAACCTGCCCCAGCATTTTATATTGGCTTACGTTGATGAATCGATGCAGAGCGACACCGATAACGGCGTGCTTTTTTACATCAATACGTTTAGTAAAGGCTTTATTTTTGGCCGCCGCGATGTTGACCACTTTTTAAAACAACTTAAACTTAAACCCGAGCGTCATTTTTACGAACCCTGCAGCAATGTAGATATTATTAAACGTGTGCTGCGCAATTTGATAAGTGCTTACGAAAAACTAAACTCGCTCGAAAAAGTTACCGAACTATATGAACTGCTACGAATATTGAGCGAAGAAAGAGCCTGA